Below is a window of Pelagicoccus albus DNA.
CGCCAATCAAGATCTCCTGAGCAGGAACACGTCCGTCCCCTTCCAGATTGGGAAGCAACTTCTGCACGATAATGCCACGCAGCGTTTCGGACAACTTTCTTTGGACCAACTGATGTTGCTCGGCTGGAAAATACTCGAATAAGCGAGTGATCGCCTGTTGGGCGCTCGCGGCGTGCAAAGTCGTGAAAACGAGGTGGCCCGTTTCGGCAGCGGCAAGCGCCGTCTCGAACGTTTCCTTATCGCGCATTTCCCCGATCAGAATCATGTCCGGATTTTGACGCAAAACGGCTTTGAGAGCCTTCTGGAAGCTTGGAGCGTCGATACCGACCTCTCGCTGCTGGAAGACAGATTTTGAATCGATGAAATTGAACTCGATCGGATCCTCCAAGGTCACCACATGCTTGTCCATGTTGTGGTTGATCCAATTCAGCAAACAAGCGAGCGTCGTCGATTTTCCGGATCCGGTCGCCCCGCACACGAAAACGATACCATCCTTCTTTTGAGCGAGATTTAGCAGTACTTCCTGATCGAGCGAGAGATCCTCGAAATTGGGAATCTTGCTCTTGATGTGACGGAAAACGATGCTGACGGTGCCGCGTTGCAGAAAAGCGTTCACACGAAAACGTCCTGCACGTTCCAAGAAATAGGCGAAGTCGACCTGACCTTCCATTTCCCACGTTTCCTTGTAGTTGCTGGGCACGTTTTCGTCGACGAACTCCAAGACAGACTCACCGTCGATGGGAGGCATCTCCACTGGCTCAAGATTTCCATGAAGACGGAGATAGCCTGGCTTATCGCTTTTTATGACGATATCAGACGCCCCATTGTCGACAGCTAGATAAAGAAGTTCGTCGAAGATCTCAGATGACATTTTTGGAAAGTGGACTCGAGTTATAGAAAAGATCGCCTCTACAGGTATAAGGTTGACCGTCCTTATAAATCGGCTTGGAACTCGATTCCTTCACTTTCGAATTATGAGCGCAAAAAAGTACACCGGATCAATGACCGCCCTAGCGACCCCCTTCCTCGGAGATGGGTCCTTAGCCGAATCTGATCTTAAAAAACTGGTCGAACACCAGATTCAGGGAGGTATCGACGCGCTCGTACCCGTAGGGACGACCGGCGAATGCCCTACCCTCAGCCATGATGAGCACCAACGTGTCGTGGAATTGACAATCCAAACTGCAGCGGGGCGCGTGCCCGTAATCGCAGGAGCGGGTTCCAATTCTACTCGTGAAGCAGTTTCGCTCACTAAGTATGCCCATCAAGCGGGAGCAGCCGGCATGCTTCACGTGGCCCCCTACTACAACAAGCCAAGCCAGGAAGGCCTGTTCCGCCATTTCTCTGCAATTGCGGAAGCAACTGACCGCACCATCGTTCTCTACTCGATTCCAGGACGCTGCGGCATCCAGATCGACGTATCAACAGTTGAGAGACTTCTGGCGAAGTACCCTCACGTTAACCACATCAAGGAAGCGGGCGGCAGTGTAGACCGAGTAAACGAACTCAAGAAGGCGATGGGTGACGACCTCGTAGTGCTCAGCGGCGACGACGGGCTAACTCTCCCCTTCATCTGCGCTGGAGCGGAAGGCGTAATATCAGTCGCCTCGAACGTCATTCCCGAGCAAGTGGTAGCCCTCGTTAAGGCATCCCTGGATGGTGACCTAAAAACAGCCAGCGCCCTGCATCAGCTTCTCTACCCGATCTTCACCAATCTTTTCATCGAGCCAAATCCGGTTCCGGTGAAAGCGTGCATGGTCAAGGCGGGTCTCTTTGAAACTGGTCGCGTAAGGCTACCGCTGTGTGAACTGCGCCCCGAGAACAAAACTTTGGTGCTCTCCATTTTTGAAGAACTGCAAGCAGCCCTAGCCACCCAAGCGTAGATCAGAGCCATGTCATTGAAAATCTGTATTGTAGGCGCCAAGGGGCGTATGGGCCAAGCGATCGCCGAGGCGACAGTGGAAGCTGGACACAAGGTCGTAGCAAAAATCGATCAAGGCGATGACCTGAAGGCTGGAATCGCAGCAGCGGACGCGGTTATCGATTTCTCTTTCCACACCGTAACGGAGTCTGTTTTCCAAACAGCTGCCGAGCTCGGCAAACCAGTCGTTTGCGGCACCACCGGACACAGTCAGGAGGAAAAGGCTAAGCTCCTGGAAATCGCCTCTAAGACCGCAACCGTCTGGGCCGGAAATTTTTCCATCGGCGTAAATCTGCTGTGCTACCTCGTCGAGAAGGCAGCTGGTATCCTACCCATGGACTACAACGCCGAAATCGTGGAGATGCACCACCGACTCAAGAAAGATGCCCCCAGCGGCACCGCTCTGATGCTCGCTGACGCCGTTCTCGAACCGAGAGGTCTCAATTACGATGACCTACGACACGGCCGCGAGGGAATCACCGGCGAGCGAACAGAGCGCGAAGTGGGAATGCATTCACTCCGAGGCGGCGATGTGGTTGGCGATCACACCGTGATCTTCTCGGATGTCGGAGAACGCGTGGAGCTTACACACAAAGCTTCGAGCAGAGCTATCTTCGCCCGTGGAGCGGTACGGGCCGCAGCCTGGTCCGTTGGCAAAAAGCCTGGAATCTACGGAATCAGAGAAGTTCTCGGCCTAGCCTAGTCGCGCATGATCGTCTCTATCGAAGGGATTTTGGAGCGGGCTACACCGCTCACTGCCATCGTCAATGCGGGAGGTCTGGGCTATTTGGTCAACATTCCCGTTTCCACGGCAGCTAAACTCCCTGCGAACGGGGAACGAGTAAAACTTCACACCCACGTGGTGTACCGCGAGGATTCGCAGGCTCTATACGGCTTCGCTACCGAGGAAGAGCGAAACTTCTTTCAGCTCCTTATCGAGAAGGTCTCTGGAGTCGGTCCCAAGGTCGGTATAGGCATGCTTTCCAAGCTCGAGCTTCCTTCCCTCGTATCTGCAATCGGCAACGAGGATTCGGTCCTTCTGGCCAAAACTCCCGGTATTGGCAAAAAAACAGCCGAACGAGTCATAATAGAATTGAAGGACAAACTCGGTGCCTTCGCTCAGACTTCGACGAGTGATCCACTGCAAGGCTTGAAATCCGACACAACAAGTGGATCAGCCCCAAGCGGCAATCACCAGGAAGATGCTATTCTAGCCCTACTCGCTTTAGGATATCGCCAGACCGACGCGTCAAAGTCAGTCGGCAAGGCTGTTGAAGCCCTCGGTCCAAATGCATCGACCGAGCAACTTATCAAAGCCGCTCTCGGCTGAGATCAGCCCAAATCCGGCATAGCTGCGATTTTGGCCTACAAAAAAGGTGCCCACTTATAAAGTGAGCGCCTTAAAAATTATATCCACCGAGCGGTTTTACTGTCGAGGCTTGGGGGCTGTTGCCGCCGCACTTCCGAAGTCGTAGCCCTCTCCACCAAAAGCGGAACCAATTGATAAAGATTCGCTATCCGCCATACCAGACCCGATCTCTTCGTGAGCATAGGTACTTTCGATAACAGGCTTTGCAAAACCGAATTCCTTACTCGGCCACTTGGAAGCAGCATGAGCTTCCACGGTTCGAGAAACCTTGAAATTTGTCAGCGAGCGAGATGATTCGGAATCCAACTCCCAATCGCGATTTGATGGATTGAAGACCTTATCGAGATCGAGACCGACAGGGATAGCATCCCCTAGGGTCATAAAATCACTCGCTGGCAACTCGCCCTTCTCGACTACGAGCACGGGCTCGGCCGACGGAGCGTTTACACTTTGCGCTTCGGTATTACTAGCAACGAGTTGAGTCCCTTCGTTTCCAATAAACGGCGAGAGGTTACGTGCAGCCATGAATAACAGAGCCGCCGCTGCAGCCATACCACCGACGGCGTAGAGCTTCTGGCGCCACTGAGTGATCGGCTTTTGTTGCGAAAACTTGTCGCCGAGCTCGGAGCATGCGTTGAATAACTGGCAGTACTGGATGTATATCCGATGATACTCCGGGTTGGAGCGCACCGCATCGAGTAACTCAGCAGAGTCTTCCGCAGACAACTCTTCGTCGAGGTGTAGATTCAGTTGTTCGATGAAACGCTGCTTATTCATAGAAGTTCGTTACCCATTTTCTCGCGTAGGCTCTCGCGAGCTCTCGCAATTCTACTTTT
It encodes the following:
- a CDS encoding type IV pilus twitching motility protein PilT — encoded protein: MSSEIFDELLYLAVDNGASDIVIKSDKPGYLRLHGNLEPVEMPPIDGESVLEFVDENVPSNYKETWEMEGQVDFAYFLERAGRFRVNAFLQRGTVSIVFRHIKSKIPNFEDLSLDQEVLLNLAQKKDGIVFVCGATGSGKSTTLACLLNWINHNMDKHVVTLEDPIEFNFIDSKSVFQQREVGIDAPSFQKALKAVLRQNPDMILIGEMRDKETFETALAAAETGHLVFTTLHAASAQQAITRLFEYFPAEQHQLVQRKLSETLRGIIVQKLLPNLEGDGRVPAQEILIGDSVVRTTIREGRFDQVGTLLDVSADSGSRSFNKELSRLIKAGMISKKIGLKNSPNPQALEMNLKGIYLSDSNRILGGASLN
- the dapA gene encoding 4-hydroxy-tetrahydrodipicolinate synthase, whose translation is MSAKKYTGSMTALATPFLGDGSLAESDLKKLVEHQIQGGIDALVPVGTTGECPTLSHDEHQRVVELTIQTAAGRVPVIAGAGSNSTREAVSLTKYAHQAGAAGMLHVAPYYNKPSQEGLFRHFSAIAEATDRTIVLYSIPGRCGIQIDVSTVERLLAKYPHVNHIKEAGGSVDRVNELKKAMGDDLVVLSGDDGLTLPFICAGAEGVISVASNVIPEQVVALVKASLDGDLKTASALHQLLYPIFTNLFIEPNPVPVKACMVKAGLFETGRVRLPLCELRPENKTLVLSIFEELQAALATQA
- the dapB gene encoding 4-hydroxy-tetrahydrodipicolinate reductase codes for the protein MSLKICIVGAKGRMGQAIAEATVEAGHKVVAKIDQGDDLKAGIAAADAVIDFSFHTVTESVFQTAAELGKPVVCGTTGHSQEEKAKLLEIASKTATVWAGNFSIGVNLLCYLVEKAAGILPMDYNAEIVEMHHRLKKDAPSGTALMLADAVLEPRGLNYDDLRHGREGITGERTEREVGMHSLRGGDVVGDHTVIFSDVGERVELTHKASSRAIFARGAVRAAAWSVGKKPGIYGIREVLGLA
- the ruvA gene encoding Holliday junction branch migration protein RuvA; protein product: MIVSIEGILERATPLTAIVNAGGLGYLVNIPVSTAAKLPANGERVKLHTHVVYREDSQALYGFATEEERNFFQLLIEKVSGVGPKVGIGMLSKLELPSLVSAIGNEDSVLLAKTPGIGKKTAERVIIELKDKLGAFAQTSTSDPLQGLKSDTTSGSAPSGNHQEDAILALLALGYRQTDASKSVGKAVEALGPNASTEQLIKAALG